The following coding sequences lie in one Pseudoxanthomonas sp. SE1 genomic window:
- a CDS encoding TIM-barrel domain-containing protein, translating to MGYLKTLTVPLLVLAAAGANAAGNDAVEKIDHGVIVRPVDASAADVKVEAVAPGILRVMADPDGDFARTPSLMRAKTGAPPAVKVGEAGGQVTVSTQGISAKVDARTGQVSFFDAAGKPLLAEHARTFTPTKVEGKDYYSIRQRFESPDDEAFYGTGLHQQGWMNLKGRDVELLQHNIDKAIPYLVSTRHYGILWDSNAITRYGDPRGLQPLGASLDLFDAQGKPGALTARYTVNGKQVVERRESEVNYQYIKDLANFPAAGKNMAQGGRSDVVWEGEIAARTDGRHTFSVYNSEYAKLYVDGRLVIDRWRQNWNPWHHEFALEMKAGQRHKVKLVWDRIEPAYIALLHRDPLPADEAKDLSIWSEAAQAIDYYVVAGDNADQVLAGYRTLTGKAVLLPKWSYGFWQSRERYKTQAELTGALDEYRKRKLPIDAIVLDWSYWPEDAWGSHDFDTKNFPDPDGMVDHVHDQHAQIMISVWPKFYPTTANYKELDAAGHMYHRNVEVGELDWIGKGYLNSFYDPYSKEAQDIFWRQVNGKLNAKGFDAWWLDASEPDLHSNIDVGERKARTTPTSLGPSVEFFNSYPLVHSEGVYRGSREQDPDKRVFILSRAFFAGQQRAGAAFWSGDIVPRWDDLREQISGLVNASMAGAPNVSFDIGGFSPEKRYETKDPAHLAEWRELSLRWFQHGAFVPIFRLHGQFPYREIWEIAPEGTPHYDSFVHYLKLRYTLLPYIYTLAGDTWHQDGTLLRTLAMDFPSDPKVRDIADQYLFGPAFLVAPVTTFKATTRPVYLPAGTSWIDFETGKRHDGGQTIQATAPLQRMPLFVRAGSIIPRTVVQQYVDEKPDAPLTIEVYTGADGTFSLYEDNGRSYGYERGESSRIPLAWDEKAGELRIGAREGRYPGMVAQREVRVRFIDGPRADAGTLEPAADVTVRYDGKAQVVRFPRTAR from the coding sequence ATGGGTTACTTGAAGACGTTGACGGTGCCGCTGCTGGTCCTGGCCGCAGCGGGCGCCAACGCCGCGGGCAACGACGCTGTCGAGAAGATCGACCACGGCGTGATCGTGCGTCCCGTCGACGCGTCCGCCGCCGACGTGAAGGTGGAAGCGGTCGCGCCGGGCATCCTGCGCGTGATGGCCGACCCCGACGGCGACTTCGCGCGCACGCCCAGCCTGATGCGGGCGAAGACCGGCGCACCGCCGGCGGTGAAGGTGGGCGAAGCCGGCGGGCAGGTGACGGTCAGCACGCAGGGCATTTCGGCGAAGGTCGATGCCCGCACGGGCCAGGTCAGCTTCTTCGACGCTGCGGGCAAGCCGTTGCTGGCCGAGCATGCGCGCACCTTCACGCCGACGAAGGTCGAAGGAAAGGACTACTACAGCATCCGCCAACGCTTCGAATCGCCGGATGACGAAGCCTTCTACGGCACGGGCCTGCACCAGCAGGGCTGGATGAACCTCAAGGGCCGCGATGTCGAGCTGCTCCAGCACAACATCGACAAGGCGATTCCCTACCTGGTGTCCACGCGTCACTACGGCATCCTGTGGGACAGCAACGCGATCACCCGCTATGGCGATCCGCGTGGCCTGCAGCCGCTGGGCGCTTCACTCGACCTGTTCGACGCCCAGGGCAAGCCGGGTGCGCTGACGGCGCGCTACACGGTCAACGGCAAGCAGGTGGTGGAGCGTCGCGAAAGCGAGGTGAACTACCAGTACATCAAGGATCTCGCCAACTTCCCGGCGGCCGGCAAGAACATGGCGCAGGGCGGACGCAGCGACGTGGTGTGGGAGGGCGAGATCGCGGCGCGCACCGATGGCCGGCATACGTTCTCGGTCTACAACAGCGAGTACGCCAAGCTGTATGTCGACGGCAGGCTGGTCATCGACCGCTGGCGCCAGAACTGGAACCCGTGGCACCACGAGTTCGCGCTGGAGATGAAGGCCGGCCAGCGCCACAAGGTGAAGCTGGTGTGGGACCGCATCGAGCCGGCCTACATCGCGCTGCTGCATCGCGATCCGCTGCCTGCCGACGAAGCGAAGGACCTGTCGATCTGGTCCGAGGCCGCGCAGGCCATCGACTACTACGTGGTCGCGGGCGACAACGCCGACCAGGTCCTGGCCGGCTACCGCACGCTGACCGGCAAGGCCGTGCTGCTGCCGAAATGGTCGTACGGCTTCTGGCAGAGCCGCGAGCGCTACAAGACCCAGGCCGAACTGACCGGTGCGCTGGACGAGTACCGCAAGCGCAAGCTGCCGATCGACGCCATCGTGCTCGACTGGTCGTACTGGCCGGAGGACGCCTGGGGTTCGCACGACTTCGACACGAAGAATTTCCCCGATCCGGACGGCATGGTCGACCACGTGCACGACCAGCATGCGCAGATCATGATTTCGGTCTGGCCGAAGTTCTATCCCACCACGGCGAACTACAAGGAACTCGACGCGGCCGGCCACATGTACCACCGCAACGTGGAAGTGGGCGAGCTGGACTGGATCGGCAAGGGCTACCTGAACTCGTTCTACGACCCGTACTCGAAGGAAGCGCAGGACATCTTCTGGCGCCAGGTCAACGGCAAGCTCAACGCCAAAGGATTCGATGCGTGGTGGCTGGATGCCAGCGAGCCCGACCTGCACAGCAACATCGACGTCGGCGAGCGCAAGGCGCGCACCACACCGACCTCGCTGGGCCCGTCGGTGGAGTTCTTCAACTCGTATCCGCTGGTGCATTCCGAAGGCGTCTACCGCGGTTCGCGCGAGCAGGATCCGGACAAGCGCGTCTTCATCCTGTCGCGCGCGTTCTTCGCAGGCCAGCAGCGTGCCGGTGCGGCGTTCTGGAGCGGCGACATCGTGCCGCGCTGGGATGACCTGCGCGAGCAGATCTCCGGTCTGGTGAACGCCTCCATGGCGGGCGCACCGAACGTCAGCTTCGACATCGGCGGCTTCTCGCCGGAGAAGCGATACGAGACGAAGGACCCTGCGCACCTGGCCGAATGGCGCGAGCTGAGCCTGCGGTGGTTCCAGCATGGCGCGTTCGTGCCGATCTTCCGCCTGCACGGCCAGTTCCCGTACCGCGAGATCTGGGAGATCGCGCCGGAAGGCACGCCGCACTACGACAGCTTCGTGCACTACCTGAAGCTGCGCTACACGCTGCTGCCGTACATCTACACGCTGGCCGGCGACACCTGGCACCAGGACGGCACGCTGCTGCGCACGCTGGCGATGGACTTCCCGTCAGACCCCAAGGTACGCGACATCGCCGACCAGTACCTGTTCGGCCCGGCGTTCCTGGTCGCCCCGGTCACCACGTTCAAGGCGACCACGCGCCCGGTCTACCTGCCGGCGGGCACGAGCTGGATCGACTTCGAGACCGGCAAGCGCCATGACGGCGGCCAGACCATCCAGGCCACCGCGCCATTGCAGCGCATGCCGCTGTTCGTGCGTGCGGGTTCGATCATCCCGCGCACGGTGGTGCAGCAGTACGTGGACGAGAAGCCGGATGCACCGCTGACCATCGAGGTGTACACCGGCGCCGACGGCACGTTCTCGCTGTACGAGGACAACGGCCGCAGCTACGGCTACGAGCGCGGCGAGTCCAGCCGCATCCCGCTGGCATGGGACGAGAAGGCGGGCGAGCTGCGCATCGGTGCACGCGAAGGTCGCTACCCCGGCATGGTTGCCCAGCGCGAAGTGCGCGTGCGTTTCATCGATGGTCCGCGTGCCGATGCAGGCACGCTGGAACCGGCGGCAGACGTCACCGTGCGTTACGACGGCAAGGCGCAGGTCGTGCGGTTTCCCCGCACTGCACGATGA